ACGGACGCCTCGGCGCCGCGCCGTCGTCGGAGCCGCGCCGCGACGGGCGGGAGTCGGGGGGGCGATTCGTCTGCGACGTCTCCGGGAACCCGCTGGGGTTCGACCGCGCGATCGAGGCGCTGACCGGCTGGGAGGTCGGCGTGCCCGCGGCGCGCGGCGCGACCGACGGGCCGCCGCTCGTGTTCGGCATGCCGCCGCAGATCGAGGGGCCCGCGGAGCTTCCGCTGCGCCTGCGCTGCCACGACGGCAGCCATCTCGAGGTCCGCTGCCGCGTCGCGCCGGTCGGCCGCTCGCGCACGCTGGCGGCGGTCGAGGTCCGGCACGTTCTCGCGCGCATTCCGGTGGCACCCGATCCGAAGGACGCCGACTTCGATCCGCTGACGCGCCTCCCGATGGGGGAGCGGTTCGCGCAGCGGATGGAGGAGACGCTGGGATACGCCCGCCGCCTCGGGCAGCCGATGGGGCTGCTCGTGGTGGACGTGGACGGGATGACCGCGCTCAACGCCTCCTGGGGGCGGGAGCGCGGCGACGGCCTCCTCGCGCGCGTCGCGGGGATCCTGCAGGCCTCCGTGCGCCAGGCCGACATCGTCGGGCGCCATCAGGCGGACAGCTTCCTCGTCGTCCTCGCCGGGATCGGCCGCGGGCAGGCGCGCCACGTCGGCGGCCGGCTGCGGCAGTCGGTCGAGCGGTTCGCGGCCGCGGCCCTCGGCGGCGACGCGCCGCCGGTCACGGTGAGCATCGGCGTCGC
This is a stretch of genomic DNA from bacterium. It encodes these proteins:
- a CDS encoding diguanylate cyclase; the protein is MNDRGRGADDAPEQKNGRLGAAPSSEPRRDGRESGGRFVCDVSGNPLGFDRAIEALTGWEVGVPAARGATDGPPLVFGMPPQIEGPAELPLRLRCHDGSHLEVRCRVAPVGRSRTLAAVEVRHVLARIPVAPDPKDADFDPLTRLPMGERFAQRMEETLGYARRLGQPMGLLVVDVDGMTALNASWGRERGDGLLARVAGILQASVRQADIVGRHQADSFLVVLAGIGRGQARHVGGRLRQSVERFAAAALGGDAPPVTVSIGVACHPADGVAGDELIKRGELALNEARRLGKNRVWCYQRRPRVPARASVFVAGNETTPIGQVRDISNSGVFVETEEDLPIDLRVGLAFTLPGDDEPVRIVGRVARRVPPGGPGRIPGAIPGLGVEFEVYSDEARARLEAFLRRTMISG